A stretch of Aedes aegypti strain LVP_AGWG chromosome 2, AaegL5.0 Primary Assembly, whole genome shotgun sequence DNA encodes these proteins:
- the LOC110675378 gene encoding uncharacterized protein LOC110675378 — MNVWQGIVLVIVVLSIVGVESLRANNGGNQIVTIGTFAAADETCLTRKIFKFQSDPQTINFISTTAINWIRVSQQSQYGAKSGIAASIIGGAIATEMLTLLVEDTGNKNFFQSDVLVEMRCTP, encoded by the exons ATGAACGTTTGGCAAGGAATTGTGCTGGTGATTGTGGTGCTGTCCATTGTGGGGGTCGAATCTCTCCGAGCGAATAACGGTGGAAATCAAATCGTAACGATTGGAACTTTCGCAGCCGCCGACGAAACTTGCCTGACCAGGAAGATCTTCAAGTTCCAGTCTGATCCGCAGACGATCAATTTCATTAGC ACAACTGCCATCAATTGGATAAGGGTCTCCCAGCAGTCTCAGTATGGCGCAAAGAGCGGAATTGCTGCAAGTATTATCGGAGGTGCTATCGCAACCGAAATGCTGACGCTACTAGTGGAAGATACGGGCAACAAGAACTTTTTCCAGAGCGATGTTTTAGTGGAGATGCGGTGCACTCCTTAA